From a region of the Thermococcus sp. genome:
- a CDS encoding TIGR04140 family protein, with translation MRVIETPICMEELKELRERSKARVELVLLGKIERNGITLNRVLIRGTPGEIERFMERLRLARAGG, from the coding sequence TTGAGGGTTATTGAGACGCCAATCTGCATGGAAGAGCTCAAGGAACTCAGGGAAAGGAGTAAAGCGAGAGTCGAGCTGGTTCTCCTTGGAAAAATCGAGAGGAACGGCATAACCCTAAATAGGGTCCTCATCAGGGGAACTCCCGGGGAAATCGAGCGCTTCATGGAGAGGCTGAGGTTGGCCCGGGCCGGGGGTTAG